Proteins from a single region of Primulina tabacum isolate GXHZ01 chromosome 5, ASM2559414v2, whole genome shotgun sequence:
- the LOC142546414 gene encoding RNA polymerase II C-terminal domain phosphatase-like 2 gives MSRVGFKSSVYHGDVFLGELDNVPVKGVNFQFAKNEIRIHHISPNSERCHPLAVLQTISAASIRCKLEPGANSSLSSNPDESPLINLHASMFYEFKTAVVLLGNEEVHLVAMPSKQKKFPCFWCYSLPRGLYNSCLWMLNMRCLAIVFDLDETLIVANTMKSFEDRIEVLMDWIAREGDPIRESGMTAEMKRYVEDRALLKQYAETDNVMDGGILFKYQQEEVPLLSDGHVRVVRPVVRLPERSIVLTRINPENRDTSVLVRLRPAWLDLKNYLTAKGRKRFEVYVCTMAERDYALEMWRLLDPEAHLISSKQLLERVVCVKSGARKSLLNVFQDGKCHPKMAMVIDDRLKVWEEKDQPRVHVVPAFTPYYAPQAETANAVPVLCVARNVACNVRGGFFKEFDEHLSRRISDIFYEHEVVNLPCAPDVSNYLMSEDAGPITNGSSSVPIAEGINGPEVAQNLQYLDDKNTTNSVSHSMDNLTEFKPESSKLPTVSIANVIASASERAISTSEKPSLLGDPLRRENMHSGSTEQPLLPKLPRQEPLLPPQGGLTGKNANRGPVSGQVPGIIPCDPPDRQQGHQNSLSHSTLSSVHAEMLRVSQSKNEEAKMRCDIQKQNLLPPRQLADFGAAQNQISYSKGLKTDDDIINMLPTLSIGVLQEIGRKCRSKVEFRPVVSASDNLQFSVEVFFTGEKIGVGMGRTRKDAQQQAAENALRSLADHYVAYIAPHSRSLDNDCDGNVLERENGFLWDTVKPVPEQQSLKNGFPQVK, from the exons ATGAGTCGAGTAGGGTTTAAATCATCGGTTTATCACGGGGACGTGTTTTTGGGGGAACTGGACAATGTCCCGGTGAAGGGTGTGAATTTCCAGTTTGCCAAGAATGAGATAAGGATTCACCACATCTCTCCGAACAGTGAGAGATGCCACCCACTCGCCGTTCTGCAGACAATTTCGGCCGCTTCTATACGGTGCAAGCTCGAGCCTGGAGCTAATTCCAGTCTGAGTTCCAATCCTGATGAGTCGCCATTGATCAATCTCCACGCGTCTATGTTTTACGAGTTCAAG ACTGCTGTTGTGTTGCTTGGTAATGAGGAAGTTCATTTGGTGGCAATGCCTAGTAAGCAGAAGAAGTTCCCTTGTTTTTGGTGCTACTCATTGCCCCGTGGTTTATACAATTCATGTTTATGGATGTTGAATATGCGCTGTTTAGCAATTGTCTTTGATCTTGATGAAACTCTCATTGTGGCCAACACAATGAAGTCATTTGAGGATAGAATTGAAGTTTTGATGGACTGGATTGCACGTGAGGGTGACCCTATTCGGGAATCTGGGATGACGGCTGAGATGAAGAGATATGTAGAGGATCGTGCATTGCTGAAGCAGTATGCAGAGACTGACAATGTTATGGATGGTGGGATACTATTTAAATACCAGCAGGAGGAGGTGCCCCTGCTATCTGATGGACATGTACGGGTTGTTCGTCCTGTTGTAAGGTTGCCTGAAAGAAGTATTGTTCTTACACGTATTAATCCTGAG AATAGAGATACTAGTGTGCTAGTCAGGTTACGACCTGCTTGGCTagatttgaaaaattatttgactgCGAAAGGCCGGAAGAGATTTGAAGTTTATGTTTGCACCATGGCTGAAAGAGATTATGCATTGGAAATGTGGAGGCTGCTTGATCCAGAAGCACACTTAATTAGCTCAAAACAACTGCTCGAGCGTGTTGTATGCGTGAAATCAG GGGCTAGGAAATCTTTGCTTAATGTCTTCCAGGATGGCAAGTGTCATCCAAAGATGGCAATGGTAATTGACGATCGTTTAAAGGTTTGGGAAGAAAAGGATCAGCCTCGTGTTCATGTAGTTCCTGCATTTACTCCATACTATGCCCCACAGGCTGAG ACTGCAAATGCTGTGCCAGTCCTTTGTGTAGCGAGAAATGTTGCTTGCAATGTTAGGGGTGGTTTTTTCAA GGAGTTTGATGAACATCTATCCCGAAGAATATCAGACATTTTCTATGAGCATGAGGTGGTAAATTTACCTTGCGCACCAGATGTGAGCAACTACTTGATGTCCGAG GATGCTGGTCCTATAACAAATGGAAGTTCAAGTGTTCCGATTGCTGAAGGAATAAATGGACCGGAAGTTGCGCAAAACTTGCAGTATTTG GATGACAAAAATACTACAAATTCTGTTTCTCATTCAATGGATAATCTCACTGAGTTTAAGCCTGAAAGCTCCAAGCTCCCCACTGTATCTATTGCAAATGTTATTGCTTCAGCATCCGAGAGAGCAATATCAACATCTGAAA AACCTAGTTTGCTTGGCGATCCACTTCGAAGAGAGAATATGCATTCAGGTTCCACAGAACAGCCTCTGTTGCCTAAATTGCCTCGACAGGAACCCCTCCTACCGCCCCAAGGAGGTTTAACCGGAAAAAATGCTAACAGAGGGCCTGTCAGTGGCCAAGTGCCAGGAATAATTCCATGTGATCCACCGGATAGGCAACAAGGTCATCAAAACTCACTCAGTCACAGCACATTGTCTTCTGTTCATGCAGAAATGTTGCGTGTTTCTCAATCAAAGAATGAAGAG GCTAAGATGAGGTGTGATATTCAGAAACAGAATCTTCTACCACCAAGGCAGCTTGCAG ATTTTGGTGCAGCTCAAAACCAGATATCCTACAGTAAAGGACTTAAAACAGATGATGATATTATAAACATGTTACCAACGTTGTCAATTGGTGTGCTTCAAGAGATTGGAAGGAAATGCAGGTCAAAG GTTGAATTCAGGCCTGTTGTCAGTGCCAGCGACAATTTGCAGTTCTCAGTTGAG GTTTTCTTTACTGGTGAAAAAATTGGCGTTGGGATGGGCAGGACAAGGAAAGATGCCCAGCAACAGGCTGCGGAGAATGCCCTTCGGAGCTTGGCTG ATCATTATGTAGCTTATATTGCACCTCATTCTAGATCTCTGGATAATGATTGCGATGGAAATGTACTTGAGAGGGAAAATGGGTTTCTGTGGGACACTGTGAAGCCTGTACCAGAACAACAATCCTTGAAGAATGGTTTTCCCCAAGTAAAGTAA
- the LOC142546415 gene encoding cold-responsive protein kinase 1-like isoform X2, protein MLGILPICFVFLHFDSSLIQPGVNVNNVRLFSYNSLRSATRNFHPSNKIGRGGFGEVYKGVLRDGTEAAIKTLSANSKQGSSEFLTEIQIISKVQHPNLVQLIGCCIEGPYRILVYEYLENNSLATALLGNNQHFVFLEIWRSLCQCYIYIRLLSLYISGSKGKLVELGWSKRAEICMGTASALAFLHEDAVPRIVHRDIKASNILLDENFLPKIGDFGLAKLFPDNVTHVSTRVAGTMGYLAPEYALLQQLTKKADVYSFGVLILEIISGRSSSRAAFGQELLLLLEWTWKLLNEGRLEEIVDPDLVDYPKNEVLRFAKVALFCTQAASHQRPDMKQVVKMLSTEVKINDKLLSEPGLYKTRSSSTRSNDWLYRDILLSEEEWQTVCNTLHDLHSTPYYTDASQMMHISGFFVSCFLHMSKFMNSFILF, encoded by the exons ATGTTGGGAATTCTGCCCATTTGTTTCGTGTTTCTTCATTTTGACAGCAGTTTGATTCAGCCTG GTGTTAATGTAAACAACGTGAGGCTGTTTTCTTATAATTCATTGAGATCAGCTACAAGGAACTTTCATCCTTCGAACAAAATCGGTCGCGGCGGATTTGGTGAGGTCTATAAG GGAGTTCTGAGGGACGGGACCGAAGCTGCAATCAAGACTCTTTCTGCTAATTCTAAACAAGGGAGCAGTGAATTCTTGACAGAGATTCAAATTATATCGAAAGTCCAACACCCGAACCTAGTGCAGCTCATTGGTTGTTGCATCGAGGGTCCCTATAGAATCTTGGTGTACGAGTATTTGGAGAACAACAGTCTCGCCACTGCCTTACTCGGTAATAATCAGCACTTTGTATTCCTTGAAATTTGGCGAAGTTTATGTCAGTGTTATATATACATCAGACTACTGTCACTATATATCTCAGGCTCGAAAGGTAAACTTGTTGAACTTGGTTGGTCGAAGAGGGCAGAAATCTGTATGGGTACGGCTTCCGCCCTTGCGTTCCTTCACGAGGATGCTGTGCCACGTATTGTCCATCGAGACATAAAAGCTAGCAACATTCTCCTCGATGAGAATTTCCTCCCTAAAATTGGTGATTTCGGGTTGGCAAAACTGTTTCCGGACAATGTCACCCATGTCAGCACACGAGTAGCTGGAACAAT GGGTTATCTAGCTCCTGAATATGCATTGTTACAGCAACTCACAAAGAAGGCAGATGTGTATAGTTTTGGGGTGCTCATACTGGAAATCATTAGTGGAAGAAGTAGCAGTCGAGCTGCTTTTGGGCAGGAGTTGTTGCTTCTTCTTGAATGG ACTTGGAAACTGTTGAATGAAGGTAGGCTTGAAGAAATTGTTGATCCGGACTTGGTAGATTATcctaagaatgaagtattacgGTTCGCCAAAGTCGCACTCTTCTGCACTCAGGCAGCTTCTCACCAGAGACCGGACATGAAACAAGTGGTGAAAATGCTATCAACTGAAGTGAAAATCAACGACAAGTTGTTATCCGAACCGGGATTGTACAAAACTCGTTCATCTTCCACGAGATCGAATGACTGGTTGTACCGAGACATCCTCCTCTCGGAGGAAGAATGGCAAACAGTCTGCAACACCTTGCATGACTTACATTCAACACCCTACTACACAGATGCTTCCCAGATGATGCATATATCAGGATTTTTTGTATCATGTTTCTTGCATATGAGTAAATTTATGAACAGTTTCATTCTTTTTTAA
- the LOC142546413 gene encoding LOW QUALITY PROTEIN: uncharacterized protein LOC142546413 (The sequence of the model RefSeq protein was modified relative to this genomic sequence to represent the inferred CDS: deleted 1 base in 1 codon) — translation MASMPFKFLTIFYFFLFFFTALSSTSATQRRSNETDRLALLAIKAEITHDPYKILTSWNGSVHFCKWVGVICGSLHLRIVTLNLASLELVGTLSPFVGNLTFLAGINLELNNFHGEIPPEIGGLSRLRHLNLTNNSFSGEIPANLSGCSSLELLRLGWNKLTGNVPAQLGTLQNLQRFQLHFNNFTGEIPERFGNLSSIRSLSFAANNFQGSIPAVLGNLKTLSFLGLGVNRFDGMIPVEIFNLSSLVTLSVPYNQLEGILQLDLGYNLPNLQVLNLGHNLLTGPLPYSLSNASNLVEFDVTGSSFTGKISIDFGGLPNLWWLIFASNPLGIGEAGDLQFLDSLANCKQLKMLDLSDCQFEGTLPYSVGNLSTNLVSLRLGGNKLSGGLSVGFENLINLTEIQLQKNRFTGTIPTALGNLSKLQLMDLSENELLGCIPPSVSKISQLYSLHLEKNHLNQSIPISFGNFQYLQQLDLSHNQLTGAIPGNVMSLSSLTLSLNLAHNQLSGLLPSQVGGLKNLEYLDVSENELSGEIPSSIGGCVSLERLNMAGNSFQGPIPFSFSSLRGLEYLNLSCNHLSGQIPEFLQSLSLKNLNLSFNQLEGKIPTEGIFRNASSFSVIGNNKLCGGIQDLHLASCPENKFDKRKLHRRLELMIPLLSGLLALVLIFSLLIIRRLRKKHQETSAEFSSEFRMFSKVSYESLYKATDGFSSANLVGSGSFGIVYKGILEPDEMPVAVKVFHLNNRGNLRSFMSECRTLRNIRHRNLVKIYTSCSTLDFSGHEFKALVYEFMSNGSLESWLHGNPTEQNRNIKILSLRERLNIVIDVSSALDYLHHSCHGKIVHCDLKPSNILLDEKMIAHVGDFALAKFISDASNKSHPTSSSAGLRGTIGYVAPEYGMGSKYTPEGDVYSFGILLLELFTGKRPTDNAFNNGMNLHSFAETAFPDRVKDILEPAIAPTNGKDEEERNTTDYDSNAEKAKLDQELECLVSIIRIGVACSVESPSQRMDIADAVKELQLIRDILLASSINGCSSSGSLRFGGSSSRSATSNWQNVL, via the exons ATGGCTTCAATGCCGTTTAAATTTTTAACCATTTTctatttcttcctcttcttcttcacTGCACTATCTTCAACCTCTGCAACGCAGCGAAGAAGCAATGAAACAGATAGACTTGCATTACTCGCCATTAAAGCAGAAATAACCCACGACCCGTACAAAATCTTGACATCTTGGAATGGTTCAGTGCATTTTTGCAAGTGGGTTGGTGTCATTTGTGGAAGTTTGCACCTAAGAATCGTCACCCTGAATTTGGCTTCACTTGAGTTAGTAGGTACCCTGTCACCTTTCGTGGGTAACCTTACATTCCTCGCTGGCATTAATCTTGAACTTAACAATTTCCATGGGGAAATCCCACCTGAGATTGGTGGTTTGTCTCGCCTCAGGCATTTGAATTTAACTAATAATTCTTTTTCGGGGGAGATACCGGCTAATCTTTCGGGTTGCTCTAGTCTGGAGCTTCTCAGGTTAGGCTGGAATAAGTTAACTGGAAATGTACCTGCTCAGCTTGGAACACTGCAgaatcttcaaagatttcagctTCACTTCAATAACTTTACAGGAGAAATCCCTGAAAGATTTGGTAATCTTTCTTCGATCAGGTCTCTTTCGTTTGCGGCTAATAATTTTCAAGGTTCCATTCCTGCTGTTCTTGGCAACTTAAAGACCTTGAGTTTTCTTGGATTGGGTGTGAATCGGTTCGATGGCATGATTCCTGTAGAAATTTTCAACCTTTCGTCGCTGGTAACACTATCTGTTCCTTATAATCAGCTTGAAGGGATTCTG CAGTTAGACTTGGGATATAATCTTCCTAACTTGCAAGTACTGAATCTTGGTCATAATTTGCTAACCGGGCCGCTGCCTTATTCGTTATCAAATGCTTCAAATCTTGTTGAATTCGATGTTACTGGCAGTAGTTTCACTGGGAAAATTTCTATTGATTTTGGAGGTTTGCCTAATCTATGGTGGCTGATTTTTGCTTCTAATCCTTTAGGGATAGGGGAAGCTGGTGATTTACAGTTCTTGGATTCTCTAGCTAAttgtaaacaattaaaaatgcttGATTTGAGTGACTGCCAGTTCGAAGGTACATTACCTTATTCTGTTGGGAACTTATCAACGAATCTTGTGTCGTTAAGATTGGGAGGCAATAAACTATCAGGTGGACTAAGTGTGGGATTTGAGAACTTGATTAACTTGACTGAAATACAGTTACAGAAGAATAGATTCACAGGTACAATTCCTACTGCTTTGGGTAATCTTTCTAAGCTTCAGTTGATGGATTTGTCGGAAAACGAGCTTTTAGGATGCATTCCTCCATCAGTGTCTAAGATAAGTCAATTGTACTCGCTCCATCTCGAAAAAAATCACTTAAACCAAAGCATTCCTATAAGTTTTggaaattttcaatatttacaacagCTGGACCTTTCTCACAATCAACTGACTGGCGCCATACCCGGAAATGTAATGAGTCTTTCCTCTCTAACATTGTCACTGAATCTAGCTCACAACCAATTATCCGGCTTGTTGCCCTCTCAAGTGGGAGGATTGAAAAATCTTGAGTATTTGGATGTTTCTGAAAACGAGTTATCTGGTGAAATTCCTAGTAGTATTGGTGGTTGCGTGTCTTTGGAACGCCTTAACATGGCCGGAAATTCGTTTCAGGGTCCTATACCATTTTCTTTTAGTTCTCTGAGAGGTCTAGAGTATTTGAATCTTTCATGCAACCACTTATCTGGTCAAATTCCTGAATTTCTTCAAAGTCTTTCTTTGAAGAATTTGAATCTGTCTTTCAACCAATTGGAGGGTAAGATACCAACAGAAGGAATATTTAGAAATGCATCTTCATTCTCTGTCATTGGCAATAATAAGCTTTGTGGGGGTATACAAGATTTGCACTTAGCCTCATGCCCAGAGAATAAGTTTGACAAAAGAAAGCTTCATAGACGTCTTGAGCTCATGATCCCTTTACTTTCCGGGCTTCTGGCACTTGTTTTGATATTTTCCCTTCTCATTATACGTCGTTTAAGGAAAAAACACCAAGAGACTTCCGCAGAGTTTTCGTCAGAATTCAGAATGTTCTCTAAAGTTTCTTATGAGTCTCTGTATAAAGCCACGGATGGATTTTCATCAGCAAATTTGGTTGGTTCTGGCAGCTTTGGAATCGTGTACAAAGGAATACTCGAACCGGATGAAATGCCTGTTGCGGTGAAAGTATTTCATCTTAATAATCGCGGGAATTTGAGGAGCTTCATGTCTGAATGTAGAACCTTAAGAAACATCAGGCATCGAAATCTTGTCAAGATCTATACTTCCTGTTCGACGTTGGATTTTTCAGGACATGAATTTAAAGCATTAGTTTACGAGTTTATGTCCAATGGAAGTTTGGAGAGCTGGCTCCATGGTAATCCAACAGAGCAAAACAGAAATATCAAGATTTTAAGTCTGCGAGAGAGACTAAACATTGTCATCGATGTTTCATCTGCTCTCGATTATCTGCATCATTCTTGTCATGGAAAGATTGTTCATTGTGATCTGAAGCCAAGCAATATACTTTTGGACGAAAAGATGATAGCTCATGTGGGAGATTTTGCCCTAGCAAAGTTCATTTCAGACGCCTCGAACAAATCTCATCCAACTAGCAGTTCAGCTGGACTTAGAGGAACTATTGGTTATGTTGCACCAG AATATGGCATGGGCAGCAAGTATACACCAGAAGGAGATGTCTATAGTTTTGGAATTCTTTTGCTAGAGTTGTTTACTGGTAAAAGACCTACGGATAATGCCTTTAACAATGGAATGAACCTCCATAGTTTCGCGGAGACAGCGTTTCCTGATAGAGTGAAAGACATTTTAGAGCCTGCGATAGCTCCAACGAATGGAAAAGATGAAGAGGAGAGAAACACGACAGACTATGATAGTAACGCAGAAAAAGCAAAGCTAGATCAAGAGCTAGAGTGTTTGGTCTCCATCATCAGGATTGGGGTGGCTTGCTCGGTGGAATCGCCTTCACAACGGATGGATATTGCTGATGCTGTGAAGGAACTGCAATTGATCCGAGACATTCTTCTTGCATCCAGCATCAATGGGTGCTCTTCAAGCGG GAGCCTGAGATTTGGTGGTTCTTCAAGCCGTTCCGCCACAAGCAACTGGCAAAATGTTTTATGA
- the LOC142546416 gene encoding uncharacterized protein LOC142546416, protein MAASVQFRPQNRNLGMLMREVDEDLAIFLGMRNVVKERSEHLIKDSVELDDSAGRKSIGNLESNILELEIIQSAADENSLNLEIDENDYDWLYAQPDSTLHLPVELEVKHSESSLTEITNGGGIALESEWSTPNSTDCVASANKKPLSSGDRRKTPRAATPTTGKSALPAKSKSSRASTPTSKPTMLSAKPKSANSRSSTPVRATPRSSTPVGRPSIPVSSKPASRSTTPTCKPATKSTTSGVSDSATKIGSTTMNNLGSRTSNPSEILSLSHGASENPKILMPKRTVSASRGRPNGHNPNLSCNGKRGQKSCSPAKVRAPIVNTAHKNGSMFQSRSRGHSYGEDDVNPVLIGSKMVERVVNMRKLAPPKQDEHSTHDNSKKSSHENSGFGRSLSKKSLDMAIRHMEIRRTIPNDLRTIATCVLSSVSAKCAAAGITESPLMSSSDSSKSSIYNNSRFLDGSETEDSVSVDS, encoded by the exons ATGGCT GCCTCCGTACAGTTTAGGCCACAAAACAGAAATCTTGGGATGCTTATGAGGGAAGTAGATGAAGATCTGGCTATCTTTTTGGGAATGCGGAATGTTGTAAAGGAGCGGAGTGAACATCTTATTAAGGACTCTGTTGAACTTGATGACTCAGCTG GGCGAAAGTCGATCGGCAATTTGGAATCGAACATCTTAGAGCTCGAGATTATTCAGAGTGCAGCTGATGAAAATTCCCTCAATTTGGAGATTGATGAGAATGACTATGATTG GCTTTATGCACAACCTGATTCCACCTTACATCTTCCGGTAGAGCTGGAAGTAAAACATTCGGAGTCGAGTTTAACCGAAATCACAAATGGTGGAGGGATTGCACTGGAATCTGAG TGGTCTACACCCAACAGTACTGACTGTGTTGCTTCTGCAAATAAAAAGCCTTTATCATCAGGTGATCGAAGGAAGACCCCTAGAGCAGCAACACCGACTACAGGAAAATCAGCTCTGCCTGCAAAATCGAAGTCCTCTCGCGCTTCCACGCCTACTTCCAAACCAACAATGCTTTCTGCCAAGCCAAAGTCTGCTAACTCGAGATCCTCTACTCCAGTAAGAGCCACACCACGTTCTTCAACACCGGTTGGCAGGCCGTCTATACCAGTCAGTTCAAAGCCTGCATCGAGGTCCACTACACCTACATGTAAGCCAGCCACTAAATCGACCACTTCTGGTGTATCTGATTCGGCAACAAAAATAGGCTCCACGACTATGAATAATCTAGGATCTAGGACGTCAAACCCCTCAGAGATTCTCTCTTTGTCACACGGTGCCTCTGAAAATCCGAAAATTCTGATGCCTAAACGGACAGTTTCAGCGTCCAGAGGAAGGCCGAATGGACATAATCCTAATTTGTCTTGTAATGGAAAACGAGGACAAAAATCATGCTCTCCTGCTAAAGTGCGGGCTCCAATTGTTAATACTGCTCATAAAAATGGGAGCATGTTCCAATCAAGAAGTCGAGGACATAGCTATGGGGAAGATGACGTGAATCCTGTATTGATCGGTTCGAAAATGGTTGAAAGAGTTGTAAACATGAGGAAACTAGCTCCACCCAAACAAGATGAACACTCAACTCATGATAACTCCAAGAAATCCTCCCATGAAAATTCGGGCTTCGGAAGGTCACTCTCGAAAAAGTCTCTAGACATGGCTATAAGGCATATG GAAATTAGACGAACCATTCCGAACGACTTGCGCACTATAGCAACCTGTGTTTTATCTTCTGTCTCTGCTAAATGTGCTGCAGCTGGTATTACAGAATCGCCTCTCATGTCGAGCAGTGACAGTTCTAAGTCCAGCATCTATAATAATTCGCGTTTTCTTGATGGGAGTGAGACCGAGGACAGTGTTTCCGTTGATAGTTAA
- the LOC142546415 gene encoding cold-responsive protein kinase 1-like isoform X3, protein MGFSSCSGLFGSCRENAVTEAQGVNVNNVRLFSYNSLRSATRNFHPSNKIGRGGFGEVYKGVLRDGTEAAIKTLSANSKQGSSEFLTEIQIISKVQHPNLVQLIGCCIEGPYRILVYEYLENNSLATALLGSKGKLVELGWSKRAEICMGTASALAFLHEDAVPRIVHRDIKASNILLDENFLPKIGDFGLAKLFPDNVTHVSTRVAGTMGYLAPEYALLQQLTKKADVYSFGVLILEIISGRSSSRAAFGQELLLLLEWTWKLLNEGRLEEIVDPDLVDYPKNEVLRFAKVALFCTQAASHQRPDMKQVVKMLSTEVKINDKLLSEPGLYKTRSSSTRSNDWLYRDILLSEEEWQTVCNTLHDLHSTPYYTDASQMMHISGFFVSCFLHMSKFMNSFILF, encoded by the exons ATGGGTTTTTCGAGTTGCTCTGGTTTATTTGGTTCCTGCAGAGAAAATGCTGTGACGGAGGCTCAAG GTGTTAATGTAAACAACGTGAGGCTGTTTTCTTATAATTCATTGAGATCAGCTACAAGGAACTTTCATCCTTCGAACAAAATCGGTCGCGGCGGATTTGGTGAGGTCTATAAG GGAGTTCTGAGGGACGGGACCGAAGCTGCAATCAAGACTCTTTCTGCTAATTCTAAACAAGGGAGCAGTGAATTCTTGACAGAGATTCAAATTATATCGAAAGTCCAACACCCGAACCTAGTGCAGCTCATTGGTTGTTGCATCGAGGGTCCCTATAGAATCTTGGTGTACGAGTATTTGGAGAACAACAGTCTCGCCACTGCCTTACTCG GCTCGAAAGGTAAACTTGTTGAACTTGGTTGGTCGAAGAGGGCAGAAATCTGTATGGGTACGGCTTCCGCCCTTGCGTTCCTTCACGAGGATGCTGTGCCACGTATTGTCCATCGAGACATAAAAGCTAGCAACATTCTCCTCGATGAGAATTTCCTCCCTAAAATTGGTGATTTCGGGTTGGCAAAACTGTTTCCGGACAATGTCACCCATGTCAGCACACGAGTAGCTGGAACAAT GGGTTATCTAGCTCCTGAATATGCATTGTTACAGCAACTCACAAAGAAGGCAGATGTGTATAGTTTTGGGGTGCTCATACTGGAAATCATTAGTGGAAGAAGTAGCAGTCGAGCTGCTTTTGGGCAGGAGTTGTTGCTTCTTCTTGAATGG ACTTGGAAACTGTTGAATGAAGGTAGGCTTGAAGAAATTGTTGATCCGGACTTGGTAGATTATcctaagaatgaagtattacgGTTCGCCAAAGTCGCACTCTTCTGCACTCAGGCAGCTTCTCACCAGAGACCGGACATGAAACAAGTGGTGAAAATGCTATCAACTGAAGTGAAAATCAACGACAAGTTGTTATCCGAACCGGGATTGTACAAAACTCGTTCATCTTCCACGAGATCGAATGACTGGTTGTACCGAGACATCCTCCTCTCGGAGGAAGAATGGCAAACAGTCTGCAACACCTTGCATGACTTACATTCAACACCCTACTACACAGATGCTTCCCAGATGATGCATATATCAGGATTTTTTGTATCATGTTTCTTGCATATGAGTAAATTTATGAACAGTTTCATTCTTTTTTAA
- the LOC142546415 gene encoding cold-responsive protein kinase 1-like isoform X1, whose amino-acid sequence MGFSSCSGLFGSCRENAVTEAQGVNVNNVRLFSYNSLRSATRNFHPSNKIGRGGFGEVYKGVLRDGTEAAIKTLSANSKQGSSEFLTEIQIISKVQHPNLVQLIGCCIEGPYRILVYEYLENNSLATALLGNNQHFVFLEIWRSLCQCYIYIRLLSLYISGSKGKLVELGWSKRAEICMGTASALAFLHEDAVPRIVHRDIKASNILLDENFLPKIGDFGLAKLFPDNVTHVSTRVAGTMGYLAPEYALLQQLTKKADVYSFGVLILEIISGRSSSRAAFGQELLLLLEWTWKLLNEGRLEEIVDPDLVDYPKNEVLRFAKVALFCTQAASHQRPDMKQVVKMLSTEVKINDKLLSEPGLYKTRSSSTRSNDWLYRDILLSEEEWQTVCNTLHDLHSTPYYTDASQMMHISGFFVSCFLHMSKFMNSFILF is encoded by the exons ATGGGTTTTTCGAGTTGCTCTGGTTTATTTGGTTCCTGCAGAGAAAATGCTGTGACGGAGGCTCAAG GTGTTAATGTAAACAACGTGAGGCTGTTTTCTTATAATTCATTGAGATCAGCTACAAGGAACTTTCATCCTTCGAACAAAATCGGTCGCGGCGGATTTGGTGAGGTCTATAAG GGAGTTCTGAGGGACGGGACCGAAGCTGCAATCAAGACTCTTTCTGCTAATTCTAAACAAGGGAGCAGTGAATTCTTGACAGAGATTCAAATTATATCGAAAGTCCAACACCCGAACCTAGTGCAGCTCATTGGTTGTTGCATCGAGGGTCCCTATAGAATCTTGGTGTACGAGTATTTGGAGAACAACAGTCTCGCCACTGCCTTACTCGGTAATAATCAGCACTTTGTATTCCTTGAAATTTGGCGAAGTTTATGTCAGTGTTATATATACATCAGACTACTGTCACTATATATCTCAGGCTCGAAAGGTAAACTTGTTGAACTTGGTTGGTCGAAGAGGGCAGAAATCTGTATGGGTACGGCTTCCGCCCTTGCGTTCCTTCACGAGGATGCTGTGCCACGTATTGTCCATCGAGACATAAAAGCTAGCAACATTCTCCTCGATGAGAATTTCCTCCCTAAAATTGGTGATTTCGGGTTGGCAAAACTGTTTCCGGACAATGTCACCCATGTCAGCACACGAGTAGCTGGAACAAT GGGTTATCTAGCTCCTGAATATGCATTGTTACAGCAACTCACAAAGAAGGCAGATGTGTATAGTTTTGGGGTGCTCATACTGGAAATCATTAGTGGAAGAAGTAGCAGTCGAGCTGCTTTTGGGCAGGAGTTGTTGCTTCTTCTTGAATGG ACTTGGAAACTGTTGAATGAAGGTAGGCTTGAAGAAATTGTTGATCCGGACTTGGTAGATTATcctaagaatgaagtattacgGTTCGCCAAAGTCGCACTCTTCTGCACTCAGGCAGCTTCTCACCAGAGACCGGACATGAAACAAGTGGTGAAAATGCTATCAACTGAAGTGAAAATCAACGACAAGTTGTTATCCGAACCGGGATTGTACAAAACTCGTTCATCTTCCACGAGATCGAATGACTGGTTGTACCGAGACATCCTCCTCTCGGAGGAAGAATGGCAAACAGTCTGCAACACCTTGCATGACTTACATTCAACACCCTACTACACAGATGCTTCCCAGATGATGCATATATCAGGATTTTTTGTATCATGTTTCTTGCATATGAGTAAATTTATGAACAGTTTCATTCTTTTTTAA